In a single window of the Pirellulales bacterium genome:
- a CDS encoding phytanoyl-CoA dioxygenase family protein, which yields MPSAAKSVVRFFSGDKTVDSPVLNRLGAQVARTVLARMMHTMRAPRAHVAASVRDYVTTLERDGLVVIPNFLPDDVIDDLRVRAKKICEQDRARTKVYHHGPNTFNVLNSEIRPEIPDELPEFFKDPRVPALIEAAERRPGRFATHGYMNIERLCQNGPVEMEDPETQLHSDIFFTSHKGWLYLTDVTPECGPFVYVKGSHRLSPKLLSYVYRESCNGNKGSRRITQRELDDLHLEEMVLTCPKGTFVVGNTFGFHRRNRGTPGHERLALHAGMRTNPFFARS from the coding sequence ATGCCCTCGGCAGCCAAATCGGTTGTACGCTTCTTCTCGGGTGACAAGACCGTCGACAGTCCGGTCCTGAATCGCCTTGGCGCGCAAGTCGCCCGCACGGTGCTTGCGCGAATGATGCACACCATGCGAGCGCCGCGTGCTCATGTCGCGGCAAGCGTACGCGATTATGTGACGACGCTCGAACGCGATGGCCTCGTGGTGATTCCCAATTTTTTGCCGGATGACGTCATCGACGACTTACGCGTCCGCGCCAAGAAGATTTGCGAGCAAGACCGGGCCCGCACCAAGGTGTATCACCATGGTCCGAATACGTTCAACGTCTTGAACAGCGAGATTCGTCCGGAAATCCCCGACGAGTTGCCGGAGTTCTTCAAGGATCCGCGCGTGCCGGCCTTGATCGAGGCGGCCGAGCGGCGTCCTGGCCGATTCGCCACCCACGGCTATATGAATATCGAGCGGTTGTGCCAGAACGGCCCCGTCGAGATGGAAGATCCGGAAACGCAGTTGCACAGCGACATTTTTTTCACCTCACACAAGGGTTGGCTGTACCTGACCGACGTCACGCCCGAGTGCGGACCGTTCGTCTACGTCAAAGGATCACATCGATTATCCCCCAAGCTGCTTTCGTACGTGTATCGCGAAAGCTGCAACGGGAACAAGGGATCGCGGCGCATCACGCAGCGCGAGCTGGACGATTTGCACCTCGAGGAAATGGTGCTCACCTGCCCCAAGGGAACTTTCGTGGTCGGAAACACCTTTGGTTTCCACCGGCGCAACCGCGGCACGCCGGGGCACGAGCGACTGGCCCTGCATGCGGGCATGCGCACCAATCCTTTCTTTGCCCGCAGTTGA
- a CDS encoding acylneuraminate cytidylyltransferase family protein, translated as MLRVLGIVTARGGSKGIPGKNTVFVGGKPLLAYTADAAHASRHLTRVVLSTDDEEIARVGRELGLEVPFMRPAELARDDTPTLPVLQDVVRRLEAAGERYDAIFILQPTNPLRLPEDIDGAIELLERTGADSVISFSDVGERHPARMKFIDTAGRVEDPPFAEAFEGQRRQDLPKLYLRDGSVYVTRRDVLMEQNSVKGQDCRAWMIPPERSCNVDVPFDLFLVECLLQYHAAHAGSGAR; from the coding sequence ATGCTGCGTGTTCTTGGTATCGTGACGGCCCGGGGGGGCTCGAAGGGCATCCCTGGCAAAAATACGGTTTTCGTCGGCGGCAAACCGCTGTTGGCGTATACGGCCGACGCGGCGCACGCCTCGCGCCACCTGACGCGCGTCGTGCTGTCAACCGACGATGAGGAGATCGCGCGCGTCGGCCGCGAGTTAGGACTGGAAGTTCCCTTCATGCGTCCGGCCGAGCTTGCCCGGGACGACACGCCGACATTGCCGGTCCTGCAGGACGTGGTGCGGCGTTTGGAAGCGGCCGGCGAGCGCTACGACGCCATCTTCATTTTGCAGCCAACGAATCCCCTGCGGCTGCCGGAGGATATTGACGGCGCCATCGAGCTATTGGAGCGGACCGGCGCCGATTCGGTCATCTCGTTTTCCGACGTTGGCGAGCGGCACCCGGCCCGGATGAAGTTCATCGACACCGCCGGCCGCGTGGAGGATCCACCCTTTGCCGAAGCCTTCGAAGGGCAGCGCCGTCAGGATTTGCCGAAACTGTATCTGCGCGACGGATCGGTCTATGTCACCCGACGCGACGTATTGATGGAACAAAACTCGGTCAAGGGACAGGACTGCCGCGCTTGGATGATTCCGCCCGAACGGTCGTGCAACGTCGACGTCCCGTTTGATTTGTTCCTGGTCGAGTGCCTGCTGCAATACCATGCGGCTCACGCCGGGAGCGGCGCCCGGTGA
- a CDS encoding N-acetylneuraminate synthase family protein, with the protein MPPLPSTFSLGSTLVGAGHPAFLIAEIGQAHDGSLGTAHAYIDAVARTGASAIKFQTHIAAAESTPAEQFRVKFSPQDATRYDYWKRMEFTAEQWKGLADHAAERGLIFLSSPFSLEAVELLERLNMAAWKVGAGEIGSLPMLERMARTRRPVLLSSGLSSWAEMDAAVACVRKQDAPVAVLQCTTAYPCPPEKTGLNVIAELRSRYDCPAGLSDHSGKIYAGLSAITLGANLIEVHVTFSRECFGPDVPASLTTDELRQLVEGTRFIETALAHPVDKQAMAEDLASLRLTFGKSVVAARPLPAGYKITAEDLAFKKPGTGIPASRYQSVIGTTTKRSIAADTLLSEDDFE; encoded by the coding sequence GTGCCCCCACTTCCCTCGACATTTTCTCTCGGCAGCACGCTCGTCGGCGCGGGCCACCCGGCCTTTCTGATCGCCGAAATCGGGCAAGCGCATGACGGCAGCCTGGGAACGGCGCACGCCTATATCGATGCCGTGGCGCGCACGGGCGCCAGCGCCATCAAGTTCCAGACGCACATTGCCGCCGCCGAATCGACACCGGCCGAACAGTTCCGCGTCAAATTCTCGCCGCAGGATGCCACGCGCTATGACTATTGGAAGCGCATGGAGTTCACGGCCGAGCAGTGGAAAGGCCTGGCCGATCATGCTGCCGAGCGTGGCTTGATCTTTCTCTCGTCGCCCTTTTCGCTGGAAGCGGTCGAGCTGCTTGAGCGGCTGAATATGGCGGCCTGGAAAGTGGGCGCCGGCGAGATCGGCAGCTTGCCCATGCTCGAGCGCATGGCGCGCACGCGCCGGCCGGTACTGTTGTCGAGTGGCCTCTCTTCGTGGGCGGAAATGGACGCGGCGGTCGCATGCGTGCGTAAGCAAGACGCACCCGTCGCTGTGCTGCAATGCACGACGGCCTATCCCTGCCCCCCGGAGAAGACCGGGCTGAATGTCATCGCCGAGCTTCGCAGCCGCTATGACTGCCCGGCAGGCCTGTCGGATCACTCGGGCAAGATCTACGCGGGGTTATCAGCCATCACGCTCGGCGCGAATCTGATCGAGGTGCATGTCACGTTTTCGCGCGAGTGCTTCGGGCCCGACGTCCCCGCGTCGCTGACGACGGACGAATTGCGTCAGCTTGTCGAAGGGACGCGGTTCATCGAAACGGCGCTCGCGCATCCGGTCGACAAGCAAGCCATGGCTGAAGATCTGGCGAGCTTGCGGCTGACCTTCGGCAAAAGCGTGGTAGCGGCCCGCCCCCTGCCCGCAGGCTACAAGATCACGGCCGAGGATCTGGCCTTCAAAAAGCCGGGGACCGGCATTCCCGCCAGTCGCTACCAAAGCGTGATTGGCACGACGACCAAACGAAGTATCGCGGCCGACACACTTTTGTCGGAGGACGATTTTGAGTAA
- the neuC gene encoding UDP-N-acetylglucosamine 2-epimerase has translation MSNAPRRKVCVVLVDRANYGRLKPVMHAIAAQPGIDLQVVCSGTMVLERFHQPINVVREDGFRVDGEVYMELEGSTPTTMAKSVGFGIVEFSSEFQRLKPDVMLIIGDRYEALAATIAAAYMNLCIVHVQGGEVSGSIDESARHAISKFAHFHFPSTKRAAEYLVRMGERPDTILGIGCPSSDIARSLDRTLDPAIINARGGGATIDVTKPYLLVLFHPTTTEFGGERAQIEALLTALERLKTQTVLLWPNIDAGSDHISKAIRIFREKHSAGWMRTLTNLTPEKYLKVLSNAACAIGNSSSFVRDAGYFGTPVVLVGHRQEGREHDVHVIPTIPEADAIEATVRKHLAHGRYTPSTLYGDGHVSERIAEGLVALTPYVQKRLHFIHDDRQTTR, from the coding sequence TTGAGTAACGCCCCACGTCGCAAAGTCTGCGTGGTCCTGGTGGATCGCGCCAATTACGGCCGACTGAAGCCGGTGATGCACGCCATCGCGGCGCAACCTGGAATCGACTTGCAGGTTGTCTGCTCGGGCACGATGGTGCTCGAGCGTTTTCATCAGCCGATCAACGTCGTACGCGAAGACGGATTTCGCGTGGACGGCGAAGTCTACATGGAGCTCGAAGGTTCAACCCCCACGACGATGGCCAAAAGCGTCGGCTTTGGCATTGTGGAGTTCTCCAGCGAATTTCAACGGCTCAAGCCGGACGTGATGCTGATCATCGGCGACCGCTACGAGGCCTTGGCCGCCACGATTGCGGCCGCCTACATGAACTTGTGCATCGTCCACGTGCAGGGGGGCGAAGTCTCGGGGTCCATCGACGAAAGCGCTAGGCACGCGATCAGCAAGTTCGCGCACTTTCATTTTCCCAGCACCAAGCGCGCGGCCGAATACCTGGTGCGGATGGGAGAACGCCCCGACACGATCCTGGGAATCGGCTGCCCGTCGAGCGACATTGCCCGCTCCTTGGATCGGACGCTCGATCCGGCAATCATCAATGCCCGCGGCGGCGGTGCCACGATCGACGTTACAAAGCCGTACCTGCTGGTGCTCTTTCACCCGACGACGACTGAATTCGGTGGCGAACGGGCGCAAATCGAAGCATTGCTCACGGCTCTGGAACGCCTGAAGACGCAAACCGTGCTGCTGTGGCCGAATATCGACGCCGGCTCGGATCACATCAGCAAAGCGATCCGCATCTTTCGCGAGAAGCATAGCGCAGGGTGGATGCGGACGCTCACGAACCTCACGCCTGAGAAATATCTGAAGGTGCTTTCCAACGCTGCCTGTGCCATCGGCAACTCGAGTAGCTTCGTCCGCGACGCCGGTTACTTTGGAACGCCTGTCGTGCTCGTCGGACATCGGCAGGAGGGGCGCGAGCACGACGTTCACGTCATACCTACCATTCCCGAGGCGGACGCGATCGAGGCGACGGTCCGCAAGCACCTGGCTCACGGCCGCTACACGCCGAGCACGCTGTACGGCGACGGCCATGTCTCGGAACGAATCGCTGAGGGACTGGTCGCTCTGACCCCGTACGTGCAAAAGCGACTCCACTTCATCCACGACGACCGGCAAACGACCCGCTAA
- a CDS encoding NAD(P)-dependent oxidoreductase has translation MKILIAESRGFSPAALQTLRGVAEVVEADLDRAGLLSACGDIDILWVRLRNQIDAEVFDAAPQLKVVVTPTTGLNHIDQQEAARRGIRIVSLKGEVAFLKDVRATAELTVGLMLMLMRNLLPAATDSLRGNWNRDAFQGHELYGKTVGIIGYGRLGHIVARYLQAFDMRVLVTDPDLDSEELGPGLTRVPLAKLLRDSDIVSLHVNLCDDTYGFFGSNEFDAMQPGAWFINTARGELVDEQALLNALRSGRLAGAALDVLCDEQSTGMGHNELVEYAKTHPQLIITPHIGGCTHESMEKTERFLAGRLVAKLAAGATS, from the coding sequence GTGAAGATACTGATTGCCGAGTCGCGCGGTTTCTCGCCCGCGGCGTTGCAAACCTTGCGTGGCGTTGCCGAAGTCGTCGAGGCCGACCTGGATCGCGCCGGTTTGCTGTCAGCCTGCGGTGACATCGACATTCTGTGGGTGCGGTTGCGAAACCAGATCGATGCCGAAGTATTCGATGCGGCGCCGCAACTAAAAGTGGTCGTCACGCCCACGACCGGCTTGAATCATATCGATCAGCAGGAGGCCGCCCGCCGCGGCATCCGCATCGTCTCGCTCAAGGGAGAGGTTGCGTTCCTGAAGGACGTGCGCGCGACGGCCGAGCTGACCGTTGGATTGATGCTCATGCTCATGCGCAACCTGCTGCCAGCGGCGACCGATAGCTTGCGCGGAAATTGGAATCGCGACGCCTTCCAGGGTCATGAGCTCTACGGCAAAACGGTCGGCATCATCGGCTACGGCCGACTCGGACATATTGTCGCACGCTACCTGCAAGCCTTCGACATGCGCGTCTTGGTCACGGACCCGGATCTGGACTCCGAAGAGCTCGGGCCGGGGCTGACCCGCGTGCCGCTGGCCAAGCTGCTGCGCGATTCGGACATTGTTTCGCTGCACGTCAATCTTTGCGACGATACCTATGGGTTCTTCGGAAGCAACGAATTCGACGCCATGCAGCCCGGCGCCTGGTTCATCAACACGGCCCGCGGCGAACTGGTCGACGAACAGGCCCTGCTCAACGCGCTGCGCTCAGGCAGATTGGCGGGCGCGGCGCTCGACGTGTTGTGCGATGAGCAATCAACCGGAATGGGACACAACGAACTGGTCGAATATGCAAAAACGCACCCGCAACTGATCATCACGCCGCATATCGGCGGCTGTACCCACGAATCGATGGAAAAGACCGAGCGGTTCCTGGCCGGCCGGCTCGTGGCAAAGCTGGCGGCGGGCGCCACCTCATGA
- a CDS encoding oligosaccharide flippase family protein, translating to MSNVPTAEEKPTAPARTVSSARNTVNIFTMRVVTLPLTVVTSILVARILGPQERGIYGFMVLIGAFALPILMLGSGASATYFISSKRYRAADIFLTCFMIGILQGTLGAILLGALWLLGLLGATANATGPSLFIPVLIALPLQGAVNMGTRVALGDSWYALNNRVMLSTALLTGGMLLTLVVFLRLGVQGAVVGIVVNNLILTSGILIASIRHYRPKFALNLQYVRESWRYGLKAWLADLAGTTNLRLDQWILGMANAPQALGIYAPAVVISELLWMIPDSLGFVLFNKIAAAKDPEEQADLVERLNRIIFWTMTLASVSMAVAGPWVITLLYGQQYAASALPLALLMIGTVTFTTQKVLTKYFAGTGAPHHSGTTVAMGALTGLVLYLPMIKFFGAPGAAIAHSACYTMTAVTAVYIYRRLIAPRRPHLYLLKIGDLSWLEGQVRLIRGRQPAEA from the coding sequence TTGAGCAACGTACCGACCGCGGAAGAAAAACCAACGGCGCCTGCGCGTACGGTTTCCTCGGCGCGCAACACCGTGAACATCTTCACGATGCGAGTGGTCACGTTACCGCTGACCGTAGTGACCAGCATCCTGGTCGCGCGCATCCTGGGGCCGCAGGAACGCGGCATCTATGGCTTCATGGTGTTGATCGGCGCCTTTGCGCTCCCGATTCTCATGCTGGGTTCGGGCGCGTCGGCCACGTATTTCATTTCCAGCAAGCGCTATCGGGCGGCCGACATCTTTCTAACCTGTTTTATGATCGGCATCCTGCAGGGAACACTCGGGGCCATCCTGTTGGGAGCCCTGTGGTTGCTCGGTCTGCTGGGAGCGACAGCAAATGCCACGGGACCAAGCTTATTCATCCCGGTACTGATCGCTCTCCCTTTGCAGGGCGCGGTCAACATGGGAACGCGCGTAGCGCTGGGCGATTCGTGGTACGCACTCAACAATCGAGTCATGCTTAGCACGGCCCTCCTCACAGGCGGCATGCTACTCACCCTGGTCGTCTTCCTGCGGCTGGGAGTGCAGGGGGCGGTGGTCGGCATTGTCGTGAACAACCTGATTCTCACGTCGGGCATCCTGATCGCCTCGATCCGGCATTATCGTCCCAAGTTTGCGCTCAACCTGCAGTACGTTCGCGAGTCCTGGCGGTACGGCCTGAAGGCCTGGCTGGCCGACCTGGCCGGAACGACGAACTTGCGGCTGGATCAATGGATCCTGGGGATGGCCAACGCGCCGCAAGCGCTGGGCATCTATGCGCCGGCGGTTGTCATCTCCGAACTGCTATGGATGATCCCCGACTCGCTAGGATTCGTGCTGTTTAACAAGATCGCTGCTGCAAAAGATCCTGAGGAACAAGCCGACCTGGTCGAACGGCTGAACCGCATCATCTTCTGGACGATGACGCTGGCCAGCGTCAGCATGGCGGTTGCAGGACCGTGGGTCATTACCCTGTTGTATGGCCAGCAATACGCCGCCAGTGCCCTGCCGCTGGCCTTGCTCATGATCGGCACCGTGACGTTCACGACGCAGAAGGTGCTGACGAAATATTTTGCCGGCACCGGTGCTCCGCATCATTCCGGAACCACAGTAGCCATGGGCGCGCTGACGGGGCTGGTTCTTTATCTGCCGATGATCAAGTTCTTTGGCGCGCCGGGAGCCGCCATTGCCCACTCGGCCTGTTATACTATGACCGCGGTTACGGCCGTGTACATTTATCGCCGCCTGATCGCGCCGCGCCGACCCCATCTGTATTTGCTCAAAATCGGGGATCTGTCGTGGCTTGAAGGACAGGTTCGCCTGATTCGTGGGCGGCAGCCTGCTGAAGCCTGA
- a CDS encoding acyltransferase, giving the protein MEKLSPESLTSSAALQGPRPRAPRYYSLDIWRGAACLLVVVYHSVCQLIPLGDDAASWAVRVFLQCWIGVPMFFVISGYCISATADASRLRPGGHSVRDYFTRRFRRIYPPYWVWLAIVLLLTLVVSAEYFDDWRNRIRGPFELSLDQWIGNLTLTEKWRWHFGDPEQGLVFGPAWTLCYEEQFYFVTGIILLLTPNRFFRAAILVSIGTVLARVVSSRMGFSVAGFFFDGRWLLFALGIAVYYAVNYGQTFFRYAAMGSLAALLLALILAPVHSENKTEYGTGIAFALVILILQPWDAVLANVPLLAPIKFCGTMCYSLYLAHWPTVLLVARWMFLHGVTDPLRTVMITVPLSLIAGVSAGYAFHVLVEKHFLNPPRRATSPTSQGVRDKAPTVVAVDVA; this is encoded by the coding sequence ATGGAAAAGCTTTCGCCCGAGAGCCTGACGTCGTCCGCGGCCCTCCAGGGGCCGCGTCCGCGCGCGCCGCGTTACTATTCCTTGGACATCTGGCGCGGTGCGGCATGCCTGCTGGTGGTCGTTTACCACTCGGTCTGCCAGTTGATTCCGCTGGGCGATGATGCGGCGTCCTGGGCTGTCCGTGTCTTTCTGCAGTGCTGGATAGGCGTTCCGATGTTCTTTGTCATCTCTGGCTATTGCATTAGCGCCACGGCCGACGCCAGCCGACTGCGCCCCGGCGGACATAGCGTCCGCGACTATTTCACGCGCCGTTTTCGGCGCATCTACCCGCCCTATTGGGTGTGGCTGGCCATCGTTCTGCTTTTGACGTTGGTGGTCAGCGCCGAATACTTCGACGATTGGCGGAACAGAATCCGCGGCCCGTTCGAGCTTTCCCTCGATCAATGGATCGGGAACCTGACGCTGACTGAGAAATGGCGTTGGCATTTTGGGGATCCAGAGCAGGGCCTTGTGTTCGGACCCGCATGGACCCTCTGTTACGAAGAGCAATTCTATTTCGTGACGGGCATCATTCTGCTGCTTACGCCCAACCGCTTCTTTCGCGCCGCGATCTTGGTCAGCATCGGCACCGTCCTGGCGCGTGTCGTTTCGAGCCGGATGGGTTTCAGCGTCGCCGGCTTCTTCTTCGACGGCCGCTGGCTCTTGTTCGCTTTGGGAATCGCGGTGTACTACGCCGTCAACTATGGCCAGACTTTCTTTCGCTACGCCGCGATGGGGTCGCTCGCGGCGCTGCTCTTGGCGCTCATCCTCGCGCCCGTCCATTCCGAAAACAAGACCGAGTATGGTACCGGCATTGCGTTCGCCTTGGTGATCTTGATCTTACAGCCGTGGGACGCGGTCCTTGCCAACGTACCACTGCTCGCGCCCATCAAGTTTTGCGGCACGATGTGCTATAGCCTGTACCTTGCGCATTGGCCGACCGTGTTGCTCGTGGCTCGCTGGATGTTTCTCCACGGCGTAACGGATCCATTACGAACGGTGATGATCACCGTTCCACTCTCCTTGATCGCCGGGGTTTCGGCAGGCTACGCGTTCCATGTCCTTGTGGAAAAACATTTCCTGAACCCGCCGCGGCGCGCGACAAGCCCCACGAGTCAAGGCGTACGAGATAAGGCGCCAACCGTAGTCGCCGTTGACGTTGCCTGA